The following are encoded together in the Pedobacter steynii genome:
- the dxs gene encoding 1-deoxy-D-xylulose-5-phosphate synthase — translation MEDITRPLLPNINYPADLKQYKEQDLEQICQELRQYIIDVVSVNGGHFGASLGVVELTVALHYALNTPYDKLVWDVGHQAYGHKILTGRKSVFHTNRILNGISGFPKISESEYDTFGVGHSSTSISAALGMAVASHYKGETDRQHVAVIGDGAMTAGLAFEGLNHAGIENSNLLVILNDNCMSIDPNVGALKEYLTSITTSKSYNRFRDDISNVLIKLSELGPNAHKFVKKIEKSIKGTLLKQSNLFEALNFRYFGPVDGHDVQRLAQVISDLKDIPGPKLLHCVTVKGKGFALAEKDQTKWHAPGLFDKITGEIKKPATDKPQPPKYQDVFGHTLVELAEANKKIVGITPAMPSGSSMNIMMKAMPTRAFDVGIAEQHAVTFSAGLATQGLVPFCNIYSSFMQRAYDQVIHDVAIQNLNVVFCLDRAGFAGSDGATHHGAYDLAYMRCIPNMTVAAPMNEEELRNLMYTAQQENAGPFSIRYPRGNGVLTDWKRPFKTLEIGKGRKICDGEDVAILTIGHVGNFAVAACKELNSEGIHPAHYDMRFVKPLDEALLHDVFKRYKNVITVEDGCLQGGMGSAVLEFMADHQYQSQVLRLGIPDEFIDHGEQHELWALCGFDTNAIITAVKKTAVRRTTATIAS, via the coding sequence ATGGAAGATATTACCCGTCCATTATTACCAAACATTAATTATCCTGCTGATTTAAAGCAGTATAAAGAACAAGATCTGGAACAAATCTGTCAGGAGCTACGCCAGTACATCATAGATGTAGTGAGTGTAAATGGGGGGCATTTTGGTGCAAGTCTGGGTGTAGTAGAACTCACAGTAGCCTTACACTACGCTTTAAACACCCCTTACGACAAATTGGTATGGGATGTTGGTCACCAGGCCTATGGCCATAAGATTCTGACCGGCAGAAAATCAGTTTTTCATACCAACCGCATTCTTAACGGAATCAGTGGATTCCCTAAGATCAGTGAGAGTGAGTATGATACATTTGGAGTTGGGCACTCTTCTACCTCTATTTCGGCAGCATTGGGAATGGCTGTTGCTTCACATTATAAAGGGGAAACAGACCGTCAGCACGTTGCAGTGATCGGCGACGGAGCTATGACTGCCGGTTTGGCTTTTGAAGGCCTGAACCATGCGGGTATCGAAAACTCAAATCTTCTGGTTATTCTGAACGACAACTGCATGTCCATTGATCCGAATGTTGGAGCCTTAAAAGAATATTTAACGAGCATTACCACTTCTAAATCATACAATCGTTTTCGCGATGACATTTCTAATGTATTGATCAAACTTTCTGAACTGGGGCCCAATGCCCACAAGTTTGTCAAGAAAATTGAGAAAAGCATTAAAGGCACATTGCTGAAACAAAGCAATTTATTTGAAGCTTTAAACTTCAGGTATTTTGGTCCTGTTGATGGCCATGATGTACAACGTCTGGCACAGGTGATCTCTGACCTGAAAGACATTCCCGGCCCGAAACTGTTACACTGTGTAACGGTAAAAGGAAAAGGATTTGCACTTGCAGAGAAAGATCAGACCAAATGGCATGCGCCAGGCTTATTTGATAAAATTACCGGAGAGATCAAGAAACCGGCAACGGATAAACCTCAGCCGCCAAAGTATCAGGATGTTTTCGGACATACCCTGGTAGAACTTGCAGAGGCCAATAAAAAGATTGTCGGCATTACTCCTGCTATGCCTTCGGGCTCTTCCATGAATATCATGATGAAGGCGATGCCTACCCGCGCATTTGATGTGGGGATTGCAGAACAACATGCAGTTACCTTTTCTGCTGGTCTGGCTACACAAGGACTTGTTCCTTTCTGTAACATCTACTCCAGCTTTATGCAAAGGGCGTATGACCAGGTAATTCATGATGTGGCCATTCAGAACCTTAATGTGGTATTCTGCCTGGATCGTGCAGGTTTTGCAGGTTCCGATGGCGCAACGCACCATGGTGCTTATGACCTGGCCTATATGCGCTGCATTCCAAATATGACGGTTGCCGCCCCGATGAACGAAGAGGAACTGAGAAACCTGATGTATACTGCCCAGCAGGAAAATGCAGGCCCCTTCTCTATCCGCTACCCAAGAGGAAACGGAGTGCTTACCGATTGGAAACGTCCTTTTAAAACTTTGGAAATTGGAAAAGGCAGAAAAATATGTGATGGCGAAGATGTTGCAATCCTGACCATCGGACATGTTGGAAACTTCGCTGTTGCTGCCTGCAAAGAACTGAACAGTGAGGGAATCCATCCTGCACATTATGATATGCGCTTTGTAAAACCATTGGACGAGGCTTTATTACATGATGTATTTAAACGTTATAAAAACGTGATTACCGTTGAAGACGGCTGTTTACAAGGCGGCATGGGAAGCGCGGTACTTGAATTTATGGCGGATCATCAATACCAGTCACAGGTTCTTCGCCTGGGTATTCCTGATGAATTTATAGATCATGGAGAACAACATGAATTATGGGCACTTTGTGGATTTGACACTAATGCCATCATTACCGCTGTAAAAAAAACGGCTGTAAGAAGAACAACAGCAACGATCGCTTCTTAA
- the glyA gene encoding serine hydroxymethyltransferase, whose translation MTRDTLIFDLIDRELDRQENGLELIASENFVSKQVMEAAGSCLTNKYAEGLPGKRYYGGCQIVDEVETLAIDRAKQLFGAEWVNVQPHSGAQANAAVMLAVIQPGDKILGFDLSHGGHLTHGSPVNFSGKLYQPLFYGVKKEDGLIDYAKLEEIALAERPKLIICGASAYSREWDYAFIRSVADKIGALVLADISHPAGMIARGLLANPLPHCHIVTTTTHKTLRGPRGGMIMMGKDFENPFGLKTPKGETRMMSSVLDMAVFPGTQGGPLEHIIAAKAIAFGEALSDEYLAYIKQVKSNAQAMAKAFVAKGYGIISGGTDNHLMLIDLRNKNITGKAAENALEKADITVNKNMVPFDDKSPFVTSGIRVGTAAITTRGFKEEEMETIVDLIDQVITNAEDENNLKAVKEKVINLVSRFPLYK comes from the coding sequence ATGACTAGAGATACTTTAATTTTTGATTTGATTGACAGGGAATTGGACCGTCAGGAAAATGGCCTAGAACTGATAGCTTCTGAAAACTTTGTAAGCAAACAGGTAATGGAAGCCGCAGGATCATGTTTAACAAATAAATATGCCGAAGGCCTTCCTGGAAAAAGATATTATGGCGGTTGCCAGATCGTAGATGAGGTAGAAACCTTGGCTATTGACCGTGCCAAGCAACTTTTTGGTGCAGAATGGGTAAACGTCCAACCGCATTCAGGTGCTCAGGCAAATGCTGCGGTAATGCTGGCTGTCATCCAGCCAGGTGATAAAATCTTAGGATTTGACCTTTCTCATGGTGGACACTTAACCCATGGTTCTCCGGTTAACTTTTCAGGAAAACTGTATCAGCCATTATTTTATGGAGTTAAAAAAGAAGACGGACTGATTGACTATGCTAAACTGGAAGAAATTGCTTTAGCAGAACGTCCAAAACTGATTATCTGTGGTGCTTCTGCTTATTCAAGAGAGTGGGATTATGCATTTATCCGTAGTGTAGCTGATAAAATCGGAGCCCTTGTTTTGGCAGATATTTCACATCCTGCCGGAATGATTGCCCGCGGATTATTGGCCAATCCACTTCCACATTGCCATATTGTAACGACTACTACACACAAAACCCTTCGCGGGCCACGTGGTGGAATGATCATGATGGGTAAAGATTTTGAAAACCCTTTCGGATTGAAAACGCCTAAAGGTGAAACCAGAATGATGTCTTCAGTATTGGATATGGCAGTATTCCCGGGAACACAAGGCGGACCTTTAGAACACATCATTGCTGCTAAAGCGATCGCTTTTGGGGAAGCATTAAGTGACGAATATCTAGCTTATATCAAACAGGTGAAATCTAATGCTCAGGCAATGGCTAAAGCCTTTGTTGCAAAGGGTTATGGCATCATCTCTGGTGGTACTGATAACCATTTGATGTTAATTGACCTGCGCAATAAAAATATTACTGGAAAAGCAGCGGAGAATGCGCTTGAAAAAGCAGATATTACCGTGAATAAGAATATGGTTCCTTTTGACGATAAATCACCGTTTGTAACTTCAGGTATCCGTGTAGGAACTGCTGCTATTACAACCAGAGGATTTAAAGAAGAAGAAATGGAGACCATTGTTGATCTGATTGATCAGGTAATTACCAATGCGGAGGATGAGAATAATTTAAAAGCGGTAAAGGAAAAAGTAATTAATCTGGTAAGTCGGTTCCCCTTATATAAATAA
- a CDS encoding PAS domain S-box protein, whose protein sequence is MLTNSQNSSANEKERLRALRDYDILDTPPEKEFDNITKLASLICNTPIALIVLVDENRLWFKSVLGLQCREVPRGVSFAEYVMQREEVFEVCDALNDERFVNHPAVIDSTHIRYYAGAPLIDEEGFKLGTICVFDQVPKKLSKEQKEGIQILAKEIITHISLRKKAVELNLKNQRFEELLNISTVSPEIHCILDDKGELLFVNNAITNVLEYEVEEAVGLSAWGFCYEEDVTRVVQTIEAGLSAGIKQFNVDFRIVSKSGIVRWLSWNMVCKNRRWYAYGRDITENKRVENELMKLSFVASKVNNAIVVNDANNHVTWVNAAFEKITGFTLEDLKGKRLGDLIQGPGTDLELIEHARELTNKNQSFTVDLLAYRKDKQPIWLSIYNTVVFNDEGKVEIEVEIILDITEKKKAEQELQLLSLVASKTDTGVNISDENGNTTWINHSLEKLTGYSLTELQGRKLGDVLAPNGGAQRELIISSREKASNRESYAIEVQGQKKSGESVWLSVSNTPIVNDKGKVERQIDLITDISQRKQVEKEMVEAKEQALQLSAAKEMFLSVMSHEIRTPLNAVIGMAHLLLDNDPKESQLHDLNLLRFSAENLLNIINDILDLTKMETGNVQLETIPFSLKTLASDVIDSLQMTVSARNNKLELDCDEQIPGHIKGDKTRLYQVLMNLLGNAIKFTQDGSVILRIRKLSEDDNNVLLYFEVRDTGIGIAQEKLSYIFQPFIQARTDISRKYGGTGLGLTITKKMLELYGADIHVESEEGKGTVFYFSISFEKATDYIPQVKTIIPPDTFKDKRILVVDDNEINALIAKRIFGKWGLNLDFATNGEEAIEMVALNSYDLIFMDIKMPGIDGFETTSIIRKMEGDYFKNVPIVALTASTLHDEHAKFNECGMNGHILKPFKPEEMRSILSEYLR, encoded by the coding sequence ATGTTAACTAATAGCCAGAATTCATCAGCTAATGAGAAAGAACGCTTAAGGGCGTTGCGTGATTACGATATATTGGATACTCCACCGGAGAAAGAATTCGATAATATCACCAAGCTGGCCAGCTTGATCTGCAACACTCCCATAGCGTTGATCGTATTAGTTGATGAAAACCGGTTATGGTTTAAGTCCGTTTTAGGCCTTCAATGCCGGGAAGTTCCCCGGGGTGTTTCCTTTGCGGAATACGTGATGCAGAGAGAGGAGGTCTTTGAGGTCTGTGATGCCCTTAATGATGAACGCTTTGTAAACCACCCAGCGGTTATTGACAGCACCCATATCAGGTATTATGCCGGAGCCCCTTTAATTGACGAAGAAGGGTTTAAATTGGGAACCATCTGTGTTTTTGATCAGGTTCCTAAAAAATTAAGTAAGGAACAAAAAGAAGGAATCCAGATCCTTGCGAAAGAAATCATCACTCATATTTCCCTCCGAAAAAAAGCAGTAGAGCTGAATCTTAAAAACCAGCGTTTTGAAGAGTTGCTGAACATCTCTACCGTATCCCCCGAAATTCATTGCATATTGGATGATAAAGGTGAACTGCTGTTTGTCAACAATGCCATTACCAATGTGCTGGAATATGAGGTGGAGGAAGCGGTAGGCCTTAGTGCCTGGGGATTTTGTTACGAGGAAGATGTTACCAGGGTAGTTCAAACCATTGAAGCCGGGCTTTCTGCCGGAATTAAGCAGTTTAATGTAGATTTCAGGATTGTCAGCAAAAGCGGAATTGTCCGTTGGTTGAGCTGGAATATGGTTTGTAAAAACAGACGTTGGTATGCTTATGGCAGAGACATTACAGAAAATAAGCGGGTAGAAAATGAGCTGATGAAGCTCTCTTTTGTCGCCAGTAAGGTGAATAATGCCATTGTGGTTAATGATGCGAATAACCACGTAACCTGGGTGAATGCAGCCTTTGAGAAAATTACCGGGTTTACGCTGGAAGATTTGAAAGGTAAACGGCTCGGCGACCTGATTCAGGGGCCGGGAACAGACCTGGAACTCATTGAGCATGCCCGGGAGCTGACCAATAAAAACCAATCTTTTACCGTTGATCTGCTGGCCTACCGTAAAGATAAACAGCCCATCTGGTTGTCTATTTATAATACGGTTGTCTTTAACGACGAAGGAAAAGTAGAGATTGAAGTAGAGATTATTCTTGATATTACGGAAAAGAAAAAAGCCGAACAGGAATTGCAGTTGCTTTCTTTAGTGGCCAGTAAAACAGATACCGGAGTAAATATTTCCGATGAAAACGGGAATACCACCTGGATCAATCATTCTCTGGAAAAATTAACCGGGTATTCTTTAACGGAACTGCAGGGACGCAAGCTGGGCGATGTTCTTGCTCCAAATGGCGGAGCGCAACGGGAACTGATTATCAGCTCAAGAGAGAAAGCAAGCAACAGGGAATCTTATGCCATAGAAGTTCAGGGGCAGAAGAAATCGGGAGAGTCTGTATGGCTTTCTGTTTCCAATACCCCCATCGTGAATGACAAAGGAAAGGTAGAGCGTCAGATTGATCTGATCACAGATATTTCCCAAAGGAAACAGGTGGAAAAAGAGATGGTAGAAGCCAAAGAACAGGCACTGCAGCTAAGCGCGGCAAAAGAAATGTTTCTTTCGGTGATGAGTCATGAGATCAGGACCCCTTTAAATGCGGTGATTGGAATGGCGCATCTGCTGCTGGATAATGATCCAAAGGAATCCCAGCTCCATGACCTCAATTTGTTGCGATTCTCTGCAGAAAACCTGCTGAATATCATCAACGACATTCTGGACCTGACTAAAATGGAAACCGGAAACGTGCAATTGGAAACCATTCCTTTTAGCTTAAAAACCCTGGCTTCAGATGTGATCGATTCCTTACAGATGACCGTTTCTGCCCGGAATAATAAGTTAGAGCTGGATTGTGATGAACAGATTCCAGGGCATATCAAAGGGGATAAAACCCGCTTGTACCAGGTCTTGATGAACCTGCTTGGAAATGCCATAAAATTCACTCAGGACGGAAGCGTTATTCTGCGGATTCGCAAGCTCAGTGAGGACGATAATAATGTATTGCTTTATTTTGAAGTGCGGGATACCGGAATTGGGATCGCTCAGGAAAAGCTATCCTATATCTTTCAGCCGTTTATTCAGGCCAGGACTGATATCTCCAGAAAGTATGGAGGAACAGGATTGGGCCTAACGATCACCAAGAAGATGCTGGAGCTGTATGGGGCAGATATTCATGTGGAGAGTGAAGAGGGTAAAGGAACGGTGTTTTATTTTTCCATTTCCTTTGAAAAGGCCACGGATTATATTCCGCAGGTGAAAACGATCATCCCTCCTGATACGTTTAAAGATAAGCGTATTCTTGTGGTGGACGATAATGAGATCAATGCACTCATTGCGAAGAGAATCTTTGGAAAATGGGGACTTAACCTGGATTTCGCTACGAATGGGGAAGAGGCTATAGAAATGGTAGCCCTTAATTCCTATGACCTGATCTTTATGGACATTAAGATGCCTGGAATTGACGGTTTTGAAACGACCAGTATCATCAGAAAGATGGAGGGTGACTATTTTAAAAATGTACCCATTGTTGCCTTAACTGCTTCTACCCTTCATGATGAGCATGCTAAATTCAACGAGTGCGGGATGAACGGGCATATTCTAAAACCTTTCAAACCGGAAGAAATGAGAAGTATTCTCTCTGAATACCTCAGGTAA
- a CDS encoding AAA family ATPase, whose product MKTVNRNNFFVVTGGPGMGKTSLLEEMKRRGYYCIEETGRQVIQDQIRVKGEALPWKSPLLFAELLFKQDLDNFMNCKEQQQPVLFDRGIPDVMGYLKLNNIRLLPHMIQNADQLRYNPLVLITPPWEEIYINDTERKQSFTEAVDTYKMMADIYTRLDYQLLEIPRISVKDRADFMIKAIGF is encoded by the coding sequence ATGAAAACAGTAAACAGAAACAATTTTTTTGTCGTTACCGGTGGCCCTGGCATGGGCAAAACTTCCCTTCTGGAAGAAATGAAAAGACGCGGGTACTACTGCATAGAGGAAACAGGCAGACAAGTCATCCAGGATCAAATCAGGGTAAAAGGTGAAGCATTACCATGGAAATCGCCGCTGCTATTCGCAGAACTCCTGTTTAAGCAAGATCTGGATAATTTCATGAATTGCAAGGAACAACAACAGCCTGTTCTTTTTGACCGGGGAATTCCCGATGTGATGGGTTACCTGAAGCTCAATAACATCCGGCTCCTTCCCCATATGATCCAAAATGCAGATCAGCTACGCTATAACCCGCTGGTATTGATCACTCCACCATGGGAAGAGATTTACATCAACGATACCGAAAGAAAACAATCCTTTACCGAAGCAGTGGACACCTATAAAATGATGGCTGACATTTACACCAGACTGGATTACCAGCTTTTGGAAATCCCCAGAATCTCCGTAAAAGACAGGGCTGACTTTATGATTAAAGCAATCGGCTTTTAA
- a CDS encoding ComF family protein, giving the protein MFLSRNSLDDLFSLLFPNLCCGCGTSLFTGEAHLCSRCVYHLPYTDHHLHDANKVARQFWGRIPCHAAMAMLFFKKGGNVQQIIHHLKYSHKPELGLKLGELLGERLATAPSYQQLDLLVPVPLHKKRERQRGYNQSACIAEGISRILKVPMSKFQLIRNIPTDSQTKKGRYLRFENMLKAFEVKDESQLKGKHILLVDDVLTTGATLEACGLELLKCGIQKLSIATLAFVG; this is encoded by the coding sequence ATGTTCCTATCCAGAAACAGTCTCGACGATCTATTCAGTTTATTGTTTCCAAACCTTTGTTGTGGATGCGGGACCTCACTTTTTACAGGCGAGGCTCATCTTTGTAGCCGCTGTGTATACCACCTTCCCTATACTGATCATCACCTGCATGATGCAAATAAAGTAGCCCGCCAGTTCTGGGGCCGGATCCCTTGTCATGCTGCCATGGCTATGCTGTTCTTCAAAAAAGGAGGCAATGTCCAGCAGATCATTCACCATTTAAAATACTCCCATAAACCAGAGCTTGGACTGAAGTTGGGAGAATTACTTGGCGAAAGGCTGGCTACTGCCCCCTCCTATCAACAGCTCGACCTTCTGGTCCCTGTACCGCTCCATAAAAAAAGAGAAAGGCAGCGTGGCTATAACCAAAGTGCCTGTATCGCAGAAGGAATTTCCCGGATCCTAAAAGTTCCCATGAGCAAATTCCAACTTATACGGAATATTCCAACGGACAGTCAGACTAAAAAAGGAAGATACCTCCGCTTTGAGAATATGTTAAAAGCTTTTGAAGTCAAAGATGAAAGCCAATTGAAAGGTAAACACATTTTGTTGGTAGATGACGTACTCACTACAGGAGCAACACTTGAGGCCTGCGGATTGGAGTTATTGAAATGTGGCATCCAAAAACTCAGTATCGCCACACTGGCTTTTGTCGGATAA
- the rlmN gene encoding 23S rRNA (adenine(2503)-C(2))-methyltransferase RlmN yields the protein MLTTTKKTDIRSLDLPQLQQHFTAMQEPSYRAKQVYQWLWEKSARTFEEMSNLSKDLRKKLSENYAINVVEVNNSQFSNDHTIKNTFKLYDGNIVEGVLIPMDERMTACVSSQVGCSLTCKFCATGYMDRKRNLNADEIYDQVVLIDQQAKKNYNAPLTNIVYMGMGEPLLNYANVLKSIDRITAPDGLNMSYKRITVSTAGIAKMIKKLGDDGVKFNLAISLHAANDKKRNEIMPINEQNSLKALEEALKYYFSKTKNPVTYEYIVFNHFNDEIEDAMELAKFCKHVPCKVNLIEYNPIQFADFVNAEGDKIDAFSNYLKGQGVTTNIRRSRGKDIDAACGQLAVKEQN from the coding sequence ATGCTTACGACTACAAAAAAAACAGACATCCGTTCATTGGATCTTCCTCAGCTGCAACAACATTTTACAGCCATGCAGGAACCTTCTTACCGTGCCAAACAGGTTTATCAATGGCTATGGGAGAAATCAGCACGTACTTTTGAGGAGATGAGTAACCTTTCTAAAGACCTTAGAAAAAAACTCAGCGAGAATTATGCAATCAATGTAGTCGAAGTCAACAACTCCCAATTCAGCAACGACCACACCATTAAGAATACCTTCAAATTATACGATGGCAATATCGTTGAGGGGGTTTTAATCCCTATGGACGAACGTATGACTGCTTGTGTAAGCTCTCAGGTGGGATGTAGCTTAACCTGCAAATTCTGTGCTACAGGTTATATGGACCGTAAGCGAAACCTGAATGCGGATGAAATTTATGATCAGGTGGTACTGATTGATCAGCAGGCTAAGAAAAACTACAATGCCCCTTTAACAAATATCGTGTACATGGGAATGGGCGAACCCTTGCTCAATTACGCCAACGTCTTAAAATCTATTGACCGCATCACGGCTCCGGATGGCTTGAACATGTCGTACAAGCGAATTACCGTATCGACAGCCGGAATTGCTAAAATGATTAAAAAACTGGGTGATGACGGGGTTAAATTTAATCTGGCCATCTCTCTTCACGCCGCAAACGATAAAAAGAGGAATGAAATCATGCCCATCAATGAGCAAAACTCATTAAAGGCATTGGAAGAAGCATTAAAGTATTATTTCTCCAAAACAAAGAATCCCGTAACCTACGAATATATTGTCTTTAATCATTTTAATGATGAGATTGAAGATGCCATGGAATTGGCCAAATTTTGCAAACATGTGCCTTGTAAAGTGAACCTGATCGAATATAACCCGATCCAGTTTGCAGATTTCGTCAATGCTGAAGGAGATAAGATCGATGCCTTTTCAAATTACCTGAAAGGTCAGGGAGTGACTACAAACATCAGAAGAAGCAGAGGTAAAGATATCGATGCGGCCTGTGGACAGCTTGCCGTTAAAGAACAAAACTAA
- the rluF gene encoding 23S rRNA pseudouridine(2604) synthase RluF, with the protein MSDSTTRLNKYISESGLCSRRAADRYIEQGNVFINGKKAKVGDKVFFGDIVTVNGQTIEPKEVDQSILIAYNKPVGITSTTEAGVKSNMVDHVNHSERVFPIGRLDKDSQGLIFLTNNGDLVNKILRAGNNHEKEYVVTVNKPLTEQFITGMAKGVPVLGVMTKKCKVTKESTFVFKIILIQGLNRQIRRMCEYFGFEVTKLERTRIMNIGLKGIPVGEWRELTPEEQTGIYNLVAKSSSLAAASSPKKTTKKPLEEFQEKPVSRKAASGRPSRGPRAGGSGEASSGPRNASSGKPRSEQKSGAPYRGSAAASNDWNKTNGPSKRPVRPSKGKPGVPGKSRGPKR; encoded by the coding sequence ATGTCTGATTCTACTACCCGATTAAATAAATACATTAGTGAGAGCGGTCTGTGCTCCAGAAGAGCTGCAGACAGATATATAGAACAAGGAAATGTATTTATCAATGGCAAGAAAGCCAAGGTAGGCGACAAAGTATTTTTTGGAGACATCGTGACCGTTAATGGTCAGACTATAGAACCAAAAGAAGTAGATCAGTCTATCCTGATTGCTTATAATAAACCTGTCGGCATCACCAGTACTACTGAAGCCGGGGTAAAAAGCAATATGGTAGATCACGTAAACCATAGTGAGCGTGTTTTTCCTATCGGTCGTCTGGACAAAGATTCTCAGGGACTGATTTTCCTGACCAATAACGGGGATCTGGTAAATAAAATCCTTCGTGCAGGAAACAACCATGAAAAGGAATACGTCGTTACGGTAAATAAACCTTTAACCGAGCAGTTCATTACAGGCATGGCAAAGGGTGTACCGGTACTGGGTGTAATGACCAAGAAATGTAAAGTAACTAAAGAAAGTACTTTTGTTTTCAAGATCATCCTTATTCAGGGCTTGAACCGACAAATCCGAAGAATGTGTGAATATTTTGGATTTGAAGTGACCAAACTGGAACGTACCAGGATCATGAATATTGGTCTGAAGGGAATTCCTGTAGGAGAATGGAGAGAACTGACCCCTGAAGAACAAACCGGAATTTATAACCTGGTGGCAAAATCCAGCTCTTTAGCTGCTGCATCTTCCCCGAAGAAAACCACTAAAAAACCATTAGAAGAATTCCAGGAAAAACCTGTATCCAGAAAAGCTGCTTCAGGCAGGCCTTCCCGCGGACCAAGAGCAGGAGGATCAGGAGAAGCTTCGTCAGGACCCAGAAATGCATCTTCAGGAAAACCAAGATCAGAACAAAAATCAGGAGCTCCATACCGTGGTTCTGCTGCTGCCAGTAACGACTGGAATAAAACCAACGGACCAAGTAAAAGACCGGTAAGACCTTCTAAAGGTAAACCCGGAGTTCCCGGAAAAAGCAGAGGGCCAAAGCGTTAA
- a CDS encoding DinB family protein, which translates to MDMIKTFLKELEEEAKTTRKMLAIVPTDKFDWQPHPKSMTVKVLATHIAELPTWVTLAVTTEELDFAATPYEPKDMKNNEELMAFFEASLEDGRSHLLKANEELLSGEWTLRNGEQIYARFSKAELVRHTFSQIIHHRAQLGVFLRLLDIPIPASYGSSADDINF; encoded by the coding sequence ATGGATATGATTAAAACATTTTTAAAAGAACTGGAAGAAGAAGCAAAAACTACCCGTAAAATGCTGGCAATTGTCCCGACAGACAAATTCGATTGGCAGCCGCATCCAAAAAGCATGACCGTAAAGGTGCTGGCAACACATATTGCAGAGCTGCCAACCTGGGTTACCCTTGCCGTAACTACTGAAGAGCTTGATTTCGCTGCAACGCCATACGAGCCAAAAGACATGAAGAATAACGAAGAATTAATGGCTTTTTTTGAAGCATCTCTCGAAGATGGCAGGTCCCACCTCTTAAAAGCAAATGAAGAATTATTGTCAGGAGAATGGACTTTGAGAAATGGAGAACAAATTTATGCCAGGTTCTCAAAGGCAGAGCTTGTTCGCCATACTTTTTCGCAAATTATCCACCATAGGGCACAACTAGGTGTGTTTCTTCGCCTACTGGATATTCCTATCCCAGCCTCTTATGGCTCCAGTGCTGATGACATTAATTTTTAG
- a CDS encoding DUF6266 family protein, whose amino-acid sequence MAKASNGPLGALNGKLRNLVFYMLNGQPVVRTIGDPGKPSRNQLANRQAMSVTMGLVSGITDFTSVSFELEAKGTVRNAHNLATSYIKKLALKGEYPNISVDYSKVILSNGSLPCAVDLKIEKKEKGVLLSWDAAGSDDDIVMILLCHPLKKRATSCINAGRRDAGSYFIGLGEDYLDEPIEAYICFRAADGKAISNSAYVGNLNGEMKSPEKLEQNKKYQLLKQRFDVVSADYLQQLKDNFGQRVDSKAFRSLEKEYEVLKDKLENLPGKPG is encoded by the coding sequence ATGGCAAAAGCCTCAAATGGCCCTTTGGGGGCCTTAAACGGAAAATTACGAAACCTGGTTTTTTACATGCTCAACGGACAGCCTGTTGTCCGTACCATTGGCGATCCGGGTAAACCCAGCAGAAATCAACTGGCCAACCGTCAGGCAATGTCGGTGACGATGGGTCTGGTAAGCGGCATCACTGATTTTACTAGTGTCAGTTTTGAACTGGAAGCAAAAGGAACAGTCAGAAATGCCCACAATCTGGCCACTTCTTATATCAAAAAACTGGCTTTAAAAGGGGAATATCCTAACATTTCGGTAGATTACAGTAAGGTGATCCTGAGTAATGGCAGCCTACCTTGTGCTGTTGACCTGAAAATAGAAAAGAAAGAAAAAGGCGTGTTGCTGAGCTGGGATGCTGCAGGTAGCGATGATGATATCGTAATGATCCTGCTATGTCATCCTTTGAAAAAAAGGGCCACTTCCTGTATCAATGCAGGTCGCAGAGATGCCGGATCCTATTTTATCGGTTTGGGTGAAGATTACCTTGACGAACCAATAGAAGCTTACATCTGCTTTAGGGCAGCGGATGGCAAGGCCATTTCCAACAGTGCTTACGTTGGGAACCTGAATGGGGAGATGAAGAGCCCGGAAAAGCTGGAGCAAAATAAAAAGTATCAGCTTCTCAAACAGCGTTTTGATGTGGTGTCGGCTGATTATTTACAGCAATTGAAGGATAATTTTGGACAACGAGTCGATAGCAAAGCGTTCCGGAGTCTGGAAAAGGAATACGAGGTGTTGAAGGATAAACTGGAAAATCTTCCCGGGAAGCCCGGCTAA